The Hevea brasiliensis isolate MT/VB/25A 57/8 chromosome 9, ASM3005281v1, whole genome shotgun sequence nucleotide sequence ACCTTTCAATTTAATTCCAAGTCTCTATTCTTAGGATTGGAGGTGCTAATTAGGGATGACAATAGGTAAGTTAGCTGCGAAATCATACTACCCGAAACCAAAACCTGATTAATATTATCAGAATCTGAACCTGTCCaaaacctaattaaaatttattatcaattaCTTAAATTTGTTCCAAACCCGATTATTATTACTTAGTAAATATATAAACccgtttaattgtatatattttaattaataatctatataaaaaaataatttttattaataatttatttttaaaaatttaataattccataaaatatttctattttattttgtataaaataagatatataaaaatttataaatattattgtaaaaatatatattttatatttaattaaatatttatataaacgggttTGGATAACGGATAATCAACATGTACAATCCGAACTCGATCCAAACCTGTCACAagtattaaatttcaaattttaacatGTCCCAAATCTGTCTTATTAGGGTTCGATTGGATCGGACACTTATAAAAACCTGACCCGTTGTCATCCCTAGGCCAATCTAATTCTAGCCCAGAATTGGACCACGCACGTGCCTATATATGGGCATAGAAGTCGGAACATTTGCAAAATtttggtgtatatatatatatatatatatatatatatatacacatatggcTTCTGCTATGCTACGTATAGCAATTGCTGTTAAATCATTCAGTTAATGGCCGTTTTCATTTCGTAATAACACTGTCATGCTGCCTTGGATTTGCATGAGGCTACAAAATTTATTGGTAAGAGAACTGGTTGATCATTGTTTTATGAACTAGTTGAATTGATGGTTACAGAAGCTTGTGATTCTACGTCACCAATTTTATTGCGATCTTCCGTGGCTAGGCTTTGCTTCATCACACATTCCTCTGCGTCTTTGCTTTTGCCCCACAGGAGAATATACAGGCCAAGTATAACTAGGATAGATCCTAGAACACTGTCCATTATAAAATAAAGAATGTCAGAACAATACATGATTACATAGCACTGAATCTAAAGGGCAGCAGGCAACGACCTTCCAAGATAAATTTGATCATGAAGGATAGAGAAGTCGAAAATTGCAGCAAATATCTGGGTGAAAGGGCTGAATGCAGCTGTGAATACAGGGCCCCTTTGTTTCACACACCATGCCATCCCTACATAGCACAGGCCTGATGTTACCACCCCCTGCGTCAACACATGAAATATTATGTTTCAGGACTTGTATTTCAATTCAAGTCATGAAACTACAAGAAAAAAACTCACTTAAAGAAAATACGTACAGCATAAACAATACTTATAATTTCGAATTTCCCCTTCAGAATCCACATGGCAATGTTCCTTTCAACAATCAAACTTACAATAGCAGATTGGATTGCACCGAAGAAGGACAAAATGGCTGTGCTAGAATATTGACATGGGTATCTCTTGCTAATTTTGGTTTGTACGAGAAACCATGAAGACCACATAAGGCTGCCTGCCATCAAAAATAGAGAACCTATAACCCATCTTTGTGTCTTCTTATCAGACATCATTGTATCAGCGTGGTTTTTGATGTCTCCAGAATGAGGTTTGGTCAAGGGAACTCCTTTATAAAGGGTTAATAGAACAGCTCCGGCCGTACAAATTACTGCACCCAACACCTTAGCTCTTCCTGCCTTGATCTTCATGTTCACTTTCTCTAAACTGAAAAAGTTCAATGTATTAATTACTTATCGTGCAACCAATAATCATATATATAGTAATGTGATTATTGTTTATGCTTAAATACTTACCCGAATGGTAGAGCCAACAAGAAGGTGCTTACAGGCACCATGTTGAGGAATGCACAGGAGAACGCAGCAGAAGTATACTCGAGTCCCAGAAGGAACAGGTACTGTGAGAGCGTTACCCTTAAAAACATACATTAATTAATTCGTCTCACAAGTTCTTAGTGATAAAATTGCGGTAATAGTAATTCAAACTAATGAGCAATTAACAGAACAAGTACTGACCCGACAAGAGCGCCAAGGAAAAGGTAGCATAAGATCTGAAATGTAAGCCTGGGTCTGTTTTCCCTGAAAGAAAACTATAAACAATGGTTATCAATTGAGCTCAGGGAATGAAACAAGTTAAGGAAATAGGCTGATTATGAAGCTGTTACTTACCTTTCCCAATAGTAAGCAATAGGAgccaagaaaatagaagaaattgACAGTCGATATGTAACAATAGCCATCTGGTTAGCTCCTCCATCAAGAACCTTTTTAAGAAGTACATTCACAATTGCAAAGGCAAAAGTAATAAAAATCATTGCAAAAACAGGCTTCAATTGCCCTCTGCAACCCATAATAAGTCTACAAGTGCAGTGCTAATGCTACGTACAGACAGATATATATGTGCTATGCAAATGCAACTCTTCTCTCTATCGGATTCTTGTGTTATCAGAAACGCAATCCGACTACTCCAATTTCCACGCTTCTACATATATAGGCTATTCAAGTACCTGAAAAACGAGGAGGGACAGGTTAAGATACACAAAATCGAATACACACTTTAGTCAatgaccttttttttttaattttttatttaactaatGTTCTCTGCCTACTTTCTTTAGCAGGAACGCAGGATCCTTAAGTCACCACTGAGATATAAAATAAACGACAGAACTTTCTGCTTCTAAGAACATAACCACTCCAAAAATGGGAATACACATGATTGAATATTAAGCATGGAATCGTGTCTTAAAGCAATCAACTTACCATTTTAAAAATCTAATATTCTCTTTCTGCTCTCTTTTGGAGGGTCtttttcagcagaagaagattacatgatcataataataataataatatatataatatataataagccAATTGCCAGACATGGTCACCTTCATGACTTCAGAGATTCTTCACGAGTTTTGAGTGATCAATTTGGCTAATGATATCTTTCGgctataatattattaattgtaGTAGGCGCCAATTAATAGATACGCAGTAACTAAACCAGCACATTCCAAGAAAAGTTGGAAGCAGGAAATGACCCAAGCATCCTTTTCTGCTGAGCATCCAATACCTGTTTCCAAACAGTGATTGACCATTTCTtgctatttttcaagtgtaagaaCAATATGTCAAATCTCCAGCTTTCCATTATGAAGCGCTGGGATGCTTCTGACTGTAATTTGTGCGCAAGCTCGTCCTGTCAAGCATTTGTATGTTAAGTTTTGGAAAGCACTCCTCAGCAGAGTTTCAACACGCCATTATTAAGACAGtttggaaattataatttttccattTCTACAGCTTTTTATTCTGCAACACTCTCGCTAAAATTGGTATGTATGATTTTACACGTACATTCCTCATTATTGAGTACATGCTCAACAGAAGAGTTGAGAATTTTGGttaaaactaaaaattaaaaattaattttagcaCAGTGACATTGG carries:
- the LOC110673587 gene encoding WAT1-related protein At3g30340-like isoform X2, which codes for MVPVSTFLLALPFGLEKVNMKIKAGRAKVLGAVICTAGAVLLTLYKGVPLTKPHSGDIKNHADTMMSDKKTQRWVIGSLFLMAGSLMWSSWFLVQTKISKRYPCQYSSTAILSFFGAIQSAIVSLIVERNIAMWILKGKFEIISIVYAGVVTSGLCYVGMAWCVKQRGPVFTAAFSPFTQIFAAIFDFSILHDQIYLGSVLGSILVILGLYILLWGKSKDAEECVMKQSLATEDRNKIGDVESQASVTINSTSS
- the LOC110673587 gene encoding WAT1-related protein At3g30340-like isoform X1, producing the protein MGCRGQLKPVFAMIFITFAFAIVNVLLKKVLDGGANQMAIVTYRLSISSIFLAPIAYYWERENRPRLTFQILCYLFLGALVGVTLSQYLFLLGLEYTSAAFSCAFLNMVPVSTFLLALPFGLEKVNMKIKAGRAKVLGAVICTAGAVLLTLYKGVPLTKPHSGDIKNHADTMMSDKKTQRWVIGSLFLMAGSLMWSSWFLVQTKISKRYPCQYSSTAILSFFGAIQSAIVSLIVERNIAMWILKGKFEIISIVYAGVVTSGLCYVGMAWCVKQRGPVFTAAFSPFTQIFAAIFDFSILHDQIYLGSVLGSILVILGLYILLWGKSKDAEECVMKQSLATEDRNKIGDVESQASVTINSTSS